The following DNA comes from Thermus islandicus DSM 21543.
AGCGCTCCTCCTCGAGGCGGACCTGCCGCTCCACCGCGGGCAGGTTCTCCCGCATCTCCGGGTAGAAGTCCCCAAGAAGCTCCGCCACCTTCGGAGCGAGCCTGTGGAGGAAGGGCTCGGAAAGCCCCAGGAGGTAGCCGAAGCGGAGGGCCCGGCGGAGGAGGCGCCGGACCACGTAGCCCCGGCCGGTGTTGGCGAAGGTGACCCCATCCGAGAGGGCCGCCACCACCGCCCGGACGTGGTCGGCGATCACCCGGTGGGGGACGGAGGCCTTGCCCTCGTAGGGCCTCCCGCTCAGGCGGGCCACCTCCTGGATGAGGGGGTAGAAGGTGTCCGTGCGGTAGAAGTCCTCCACATCCTGGAGGATGGCCGCCACCCGGTAGAGGCCCATGCCGGTGTCAATGTTCTTCTGGGGCAGGGGCTTGAGGATGCCGGGCCCCGGGATGGGGCCCTGGCGGTCGTACTGGGTGAAGACCAGGTTCCAAATCTCTACGAACCGGTCCCCCGAGCCGGTGTTGGGGCCGGTTTCATCGGGGGTGCCAAAGGCGGGCCCCCGGTCGTAGAAGATCTCCGAGCAGGGGCCGGAAGGCCCGTTCGGCCCGTGGGTGATGGCCCCGCCCGGCCAGTAGTTCTCGTCCTCGCCGAAGCGGCCGATCCTTTCCTCGGGCACGCCCACCAGGTCCCGCCAGATGGCGTAGGCCTCGTCGTCGTCCTCGTACACCGTGACCCAGAGGCGGTCGGGCTCAAGCTTCAAGTGCTCGGTGAGGAACTCCCAGGCCCAGAGGATGGCCTCCTTCTTGAAGTAGTCGCCGAAGGAGAAGTTGCCGAGCATCTCAAAGAAGGTGTTGTGCCGCCCCGTGCGCCCCACGTTCTCAATGTCCCCTACCCGAAGGCACTTCTGGCAGGTGGTGACCCTCCGCCACTCCCTGCCCCCGAAGATGGGCCGGGCCCCCAGAAAGTAGGGCTTTAGGGGCGCCATCCCCGCGGAGATGAAGAGGAGGGAGGGGTCGTCCTCGGGGATGAGGCTGAAGGAGGGGAGGCGCAGGTGCCCCTTGCCCTCAAAAAAGGAGAGGTACGCTTCGCGGATCTCCGCCGTGCGCATGGCTTTGATTATAGGGCCCCCGGGGGAAACCCCAGGCTTTAAGATGGGCCCATGAAGGTGCAGATGCGCCGCTACACCCTCAAGGAAGGGGCTAGGGCGGGCTTCCAAAAGGTTTTCCTGGAGACCATCGTCCCCCTGCGCCAGGCCCTAGGCTTCCGGGTGCTCGGGGCCTACTGGCTCTCCGAGCGGGAGTTTTTGTGGTTCGTGGCCCACGAGGACTTTGAGCGGGCGGAACAGGCCTATTATGCCCACCCCGAGCGGAAAAAAGTGGACCCAAGCCAGTTCCTGGAGACCGTGGAGGCCCGCTTCGTGGAACGCCTCCTGTAGCCCCGGCCACGCCTGGGCCAGCTCCCCGGGGTAAGCTTGGGGGAATGGAGGTCTTCCTCTTGGTCCTGCGCAACCTCCTGGCGAGGCCCGTGCGGAGCCTCCTCACCCTGCTTGGGGTGCTGGTGGCCACGGGAAGCATGGTCCTCTTCCTCTCCTTTGGGGAGGGCCTGCGCCGGGCCCTCTTTCAGGAGCTCTCCCGGGTGGGCCCCGCCATCCAGGTGGTGCCCGAGGGCACGGAAGGCTTAGGCCTCGGAGGCTTTCCCGAGATCACCCCTGGGGCCCTCAACGCCCTGGAAGAGGCGGGGCGGGCCCTCGGGGTGCGGGCGGTGGTCCCGGTCCTCTTCCTGGCCCGGGGCGGCTTTGACCCCGCGAGCAGCTTCCTCTTCCAGGGCCTGCCCCAAGGCGTGGGCCCGGACCTCCTCTACCCCGGGGTAAGGCCCCAGGCGGGCCGCCTGCGGCCTTCGGAGAGGGGCGCGGTGGTGGGAGGCAAGGTGGCCAGGCGCCACGGGCTTTCCCTGGGAAGCCCCCTGCGCCTCTCCCCGCAGGTAACCCTAAAGGTGGAGGGGATCCTGGAGGAAACGGGGGGTCTTGCGGACAACCTCCTCTTCGTGCCCTTGGCCGCCATTCAGGAGGTGCTGGGCACCCAGAACTACAGCGCTGTCCTCGTCGCGCTAAGTCCCGGCCAGAAGGCGGAGGAGGTGGCCCGGGCCCTGGAAAAGGCCGTCCCCGGCCTCAAGGCCCAGACCACGGGCGAGGTGATGCGCTTCGCCGAGCGGGCCCTAAGGATCAGCGACCTGGTGCGCTTCGGCATCAGTCTGGTAGCCCTGGTGGTGGGGGGGCTTCTCGTGGCCAACACCGTGATGATGTCCGTGTACGAAAGGATCCGCGAGTTCGGGATCATGCGGGCCCTGGGGGCGAGGCGGGGCTTCGTCTTTCGCCTGGTGGTCCTGGAATCCCTCCTCCTGAGCCTCCTGGGCGGGGTCTTGGGGCTTGGGCTTGGGGCCCTGGCCTCGGGGGCCATCAACCTTTACACCCTGGACCAGGTGGGGCTTGCCCTCTCTGCGGTAACGGGGAGGCTCGCCCTCTTCGCCCTGGGGGTAGCCCTGAGCCTGGGGCTTTTGGCGGGGCTCCTGCCTGCGCATCACGCGAGCCGCATCCCCGTGGTGGAGGCCCTGGGTAGGGTATAGCCCGGCCCGCGCCGGCCTGGGGCCTTAGGAAACAAGGAGCAAGGATGACGCTAAGGGCGGAAAACCTCACCAAGCGCTACCGGCAGGGGGAAAAGGCGGTGACGGCCCTTTCGGGGTTCACCTACGCCTTTCCCCAGGGCGCCACCGCCATCGTGGGCCCCTCGGGAAGCGGCAAGACCACCCTCTTAAACCTCCTGGCCGGCTTTGACCTGCCCACGGAGGGGGGGGTCTACCTGGGGGAGATCCCCCTCCACGCCCTTTCCGAGGATGAGCGGGCGGGGGTGCGCCTCAGGCACATGGGCTTCGTCTTCCAGCAGTGGAACCTTATCCCCACCCTCACCGCCCTGGAGAACGTGGCCCTCCCCCTGCTCCTTGCCGGCTGGCCAAGGAGGAAGCGCCTGCAGCGGGCGGCGGAGCTCTTGGAGCGGGTGGGGCTCGCCCACCGCCTCCACCATCCCCCAAGCCGCCTCTCGGGGGGAGAGCAGCAAAGGGTGGCCCTGGCCAGAGCCTTGGCCCTGGACCCAGGGGTCCTCTTCGCCGACGAGCCCACGGGCAACCTGGACGCGGAAAGCCGCGAGCAGGTGGCCGCCCTGCTCTTGGAAGAGGGGAAGGCGCGGACCTTGGTCCTGGTGACCCACGACCTGGAGCTGGCGCAGAGGGCCGAGCGCATCCTCTACCTCAAGGGGGGGAGGCTTCTTAAAGAGGTGGGCCCCGCGGTAGGCCCCTAGGGACATCCGACCCACCCCGCCCGTGGCACAATACCCCCCATGGGCAAGCGCCTGGTGGTCATCGGGGGCGTGGCCGGCGGGGCTTCGGCGGCCGCCAAGGCCAAGCGGGAGAACCCCGAGTTGGAGGTGGTGGTCTACGAGAAGTCGGGCTGGGTTTCCTACGGGGCCTGCGGCCTGCCCTACGTGCTCTCCGGGGAGATCCCCCAACTGGAGAAGCTGGTGGCCCGGACTCCCGAGGCGTTCTGGAAGCAAGGGGTGAGGGTCCACACCCATCACGAGGTGCTGGAGGTGGACTATGGCCGCCGCGTCCTCACGGTGCGCGACCACGCCGAGGGGCGGACCTTCCAGGATCGGTTTGATCACCTGGTGATCGCCACGGGGGCCAGGCCCGCCCTCCCGCCCCTCCCCGGTGGGGAGCAGGAAGGGGTCTACACCCTGAGGAACATGGAGGACGGGCAACGGCTCTTGCGGGCCCTGGAAGGGGCCAGGCGGGCCGCCATCCTGGGAGCCGGGTACATCGGCCTCGAGGTGGCCGAGGCCTTCCGCAGGCGGGGCCTGGAGGTCACCCTCCTGGAGCTCAAGGACCGCCCCCTGCCCCACTGGGACCCTGAGGTGGGCGGGCTCCTCCGGCAGGAGCTGGAGCGCCACGGGGTAGAGGTCTGGACCGGGGTACGGGTGGAGGCCCTAAGGGGCCTGGGCCGGGTAGAGGCGGTGGAGACCTCGGAAGGGGTGGTGCCCGCCGACCTGGTCCTCCTGGCCACGGGGATCAGGCCCAACGTGGAGCTGGCCCAGACCATGGGGGTGGCCCTGGGACCCACGGGAGCCATCGCCACCGACGAGAGGATGCGCACCAATCTGGAGGGGGTTTACGCCGCCGGGGACGTGGCGGAGAGCTTCCACCAGGTCTTAAAGCGCCCCTTCTGGCTGCCCCTGGGGGACGTGGCCAACAAGCACGGCCGCACGGCAGGGAGCGTGATCGCCGGGAAAGACGCCCGCTTTCAGGGTGTGGTGGGTACCGCCATCTTCAAAGCCTTTGACCTGGCGGTGGCCACCACGGGTCTCTCCCTGGAGGCGGCCAGAAAGGAGGGCCTGGCGGCCCAAAAGGTCTTCATCCAAGCCCGCGACGGGGCCCACTACTACCCGGGAAGCCGGCCCCTCTGGGTGGAGCTCGTCTACGAGGAGGGGACGGGGAGGCTTCTGGGTGGAGCGGTGGTGGCCTATGGGCAGGGGGCCCTCCGCATAGACACCCTCGCCGCCCTCCTCCACCGGGGGAGCACCCTGGAGGACCTCCTGGGGCTGGACCTGGCCTACGCCCCGCCCTTTAGCCCCGTCTGGGACCCGCTCCTTATCGCCGCCCAGCAGGCGCACTAGTGTACCGAAGTGCCAAGCACACGGTCTTAATGTGTGAAGCCTCAGGTCTTACACCCTACACCAGAATCTCCCCCGCCTCCAAGCTGAGCCTTGGAGGTGAGGCATGGACCCCCTGAGCAGGCTGACCCCGGAGATGCGGGAGGAAGCGGAGGCCCTGAGGCGCGAGTGGGAGACGAACCCCCGGTGGAAGGGGGTGCGGCGGGACTACCGTCCCGAGGACGTGGTGCGGCTCCGCCCCAGCGTGAGGGTGGAGCACACCCTGGCCAAACGGGGGGCGGAGAAGCTGTGGCGGCTCCTCCATGAGAAGCCCTACGTGCACACCTTCGGGGCCTACACCGGGGCCATGGCGGTGGAGATGGTGCGGGCTGGCCTCGAGGCCATCTACCTTTCCGGCTGGCAGGTGGCTGCGGACGCCAACCTGGCCTACGAGACCTACCCCGACCAGTCCCTCTACCCGGTCAACTCCGTGCCCCAGGTGGTCCGCCGCCTCAACAAGGCCCTCATGCGGGCCGACCAGGTGGAGCGGGCCGAGGGCAGGGTGAGCCGCGACTGGTACGTGCCCATCGTGGCCGACGCCGAGGCCGGCTTCGGTGGGGCCCTCAACGTCTTTGAGCTCACCAAGCAGATGATTGAGGCAGGGGCCGCGGGCATCCACTACGAGGACCAGCTCGCCAGCGAGAAGAAGTGCGGCCACCTGGGGGGCAAGGTCCTCGTGCCCACGGCGCAGCACATCCGCACCCTGCAGGCGGCGCGGCTTGCGGCGGACGTGATGGGCGTGCCCACGGTGATCATCGCCCGCACCGACGCCGAGGCCGCCACCCTCATCACCAGCGACATTGACGAACGGGACCGCCCCTTCATCGTCCCGGGCGAGCGCACCCCCGAGGGCTTCTACCGCTTCAAGAGCGGCCTCGAGGCCGGCATCGCCCGGGCCCTGGCCTACGCCCCCTACGCCGACGTCCTCTGGATGGAGACCTCCAAGCCCGACCTGGAGGAGGCCAGGAGGTTCGCCGAGGCGGTGAAGCGGGAATACCCCGACAAGCTCCTCGCCTACAACCTCTCCCCCTCCTTCAACTGGAGGAAGTTCCTGGACGAGGAGACCATCGCCAAGTTCAACCGCGAGCTCGGGGCGATGGGGTACAAGTTCCAGTTCATCACCCTGGCGGGCTGGCACACGGTCAACTACTACACCTTTGCCCTGGCCCGGGGGTACAAGGAGCGGGGCATGCCCGCCTTCGTGGAGCTCCAGGAGAAGGAGTTCGCCGCCCAGAAGGAGGGCTTCACCGCCGTCAAGCACCAGCGGGAGGTGGGCGCGGGCTACTTTGATGAGGTGGTCCTGGCCCTCACCCAGGGGCAGGCCTCCACCCTGGCCCTCAAGGGCTCCACGGAAGAGGCCCAGTTCGCCGAAACGACCCGCTGAGGGGAGCTTCCCCAGGCTCCCCGGAGCGTCCGGGGAGCCTTTTTTTGGCGGCGAAGGCACGCTATAGTGTACACAGAATGCCAGAGTCCTATACACCCTGGCGGCGCTACCTGGAGGACCTGCGCCCCCACCTCAAGGGCCGGGACCACCGGGGAAGGCGGGGCTCCCTGCGCTGGCTCGAGGCCCTCATGGCCGAGCGGGGGGGCCGGTCGGGCACGGTGCGCAACATCCTCTACAAGGACCTGGGAAGCCCCGAGGAGAAGGAGCGCCTCTACGAGCTCCTTAAGGAGCTTTACCAGGAAGCGGGCCTGGAGCCGCCCCCGCCCCCGGCCGAGCTCTTCCTGGAGACCGCCCGCAAGACCCTGGGCCGGGACAAGCGCCGGATCTTCCGCCGTTTTCTTAAGGAGCTGGAGGCGGGGGAAAGGCCCCAGGTGGTGGTGGTGGGCGGGCCGGCCACGGGCAAGGGGGTGCTCCTCGCCGCCCTCTCCCGGGCCCTCTTTGCCCTCCCGGGGCGGGAGCCCCACCTCCTCAACCTGGGGGGGGAGGTGGCCCAGGCCCTGGTCCCCCTGGCCGAGGCCCTGGGGGTGGCGGAGAAGGTGCGGGGGCTTCTGGCCCAGCTCTCCCCCACGCAACCCTATGCCCTCCAGGGCGCCCTGGCCCAGGAGGCCCTCCTCCTCCTAGCCCAGGCCCTGAACCGGGAGGGCCGCCCCCTCCTCCTCAGGGCGGAGGCCGAGGGCACCCTGGAGGGCCTCCCCTTGAGGAGCCCAGAGGGGGAGAGGCAGGGGCTGGCCGCCTGGCTGGAATTTTTTTTGAAAAAACTCCACATCCCCTACCTGGCCGCCCTCTCCGAACCCCCGCCCACCCTCCCCTACCAGCCCCTTTCCCCCCCGAGCCGGGAGGAGGCCCGCCGCTTCGTAAGGGAAAGGCTCCCCCACCTCCCCCCGGAGCGCCTCGAGGCCTTGGTGAACCAGGCGGGCCGGAACTTCGGGGAGCTTTCCCGCCTCGTCCTGCTGGAGGCGGCCAAGCACGACCCTAGAACCCCCCTCCAGGAAGACCCCACCCTGAGGCCCTTCCTCCTGGCCCTGGCCGCCTTCAGCCCCGAGGCCGACCCGGCCTTTCCCGTAGCGCTCCTGGAAAAGGCCTTAGGAAAGTCCCGGGAGAGGTTCTCGCAGGCGGAAAGGGCCCTTCTGGAATGGGTGGGGGAGGACCGGGTCCGCCCCGCCCTGAGGGGTCTCCTCCCCGGGGAGGCCCCCCGGGAGCTCCACCTCCTGGCCCTGGAGCACTTCCCCCCGGAGCACACCTTCCGCCGGCTCTACCACGCCCGCAAAGCGGGGGAAAGGGGGATCCTCCTCGGCCTCCTCCAGGAGGACCCCGCCCGGCTCGCCCTCCTCCCCGGCCTCTGGGAGGAGGCTCAGGCCTGGCCCCGGGAGGACCTCGAGGCCCTGGCCGCGGTGGTGGTGCGCTACCGGGCGGTCCTGGGGCAGTACGCCCACCCCGAGGCGGAGGCGGCCCTGGCCGTCCTCTCCGGGGCCAAAGACCCCGCCCTCCGGGCCTGGGCCCGCATCAAGGCCGCAGAGGCCAGGGTGGACGCAGGGTTTTATCGGGAGGCCGAGGCGCTCCTGCCCAAGCGGGAGGACCTCGCCCTCTTGGACGAGACGGGACAGGCGGAGGGGCTCTTGGTGATGGCCGCCGTGGAGCGCTGGAAGGGGGATTACGAAAGGGCCGCCCTCTTGGTGAGCCAGGCCCAGGGCCTGCCCGTGGCCCCCTTCCTGCGGGACCGGGTCCTCCTTTGGCAGGGCCTGGTGGCCAAGGATCTGGGCCGGTACGAGGAGGCCCTCCGGGCCCTCG
Coding sequences within:
- a CDS encoding NIPSNAP family protein → MKVQMRRYTLKEGARAGFQKVFLETIVPLRQALGFRVLGAYWLSEREFLWFVAHEDFERAEQAYYAHPERKKVDPSQFLETVEARFVERLL
- a CDS encoding ABC transporter permease, which gives rise to MEVFLLVLRNLLARPVRSLLTLLGVLVATGSMVLFLSFGEGLRRALFQELSRVGPAIQVVPEGTEGLGLGGFPEITPGALNALEEAGRALGVRAVVPVLFLARGGFDPASSFLFQGLPQGVGPDLLYPGVRPQAGRLRPSERGAVVGGKVARRHGLSLGSPLRLSPQVTLKVEGILEETGGLADNLLFVPLAAIQEVLGTQNYSAVLVALSPGQKAEEVARALEKAVPGLKAQTTGEVMRFAERALRISDLVRFGISLVALVVGGLLVANTVMMSVYERIREFGIMRALGARRGFVFRLVVLESLLLSLLGGVLGLGLGALASGAINLYTLDQVGLALSAVTGRLALFALGVALSLGLLAGLLPAHHASRIPVVEALGRV
- a CDS encoding ABC transporter ATP-binding protein; its protein translation is MTLRAENLTKRYRQGEKAVTALSGFTYAFPQGATAIVGPSGSGKTTLLNLLAGFDLPTEGGVYLGEIPLHALSEDERAGVRLRHMGFVFQQWNLIPTLTALENVALPLLLAGWPRRKRLQRAAELLERVGLAHRLHHPPSRLSGGEQQRVALARALALDPGVLFADEPTGNLDAESREQVAALLLEEGKARTLVLVTHDLELAQRAERILYLKGGRLLKEVGPAVGP
- a CDS encoding FAD-dependent oxidoreductase → MGKRLVVIGGVAGGASAAAKAKRENPELEVVVYEKSGWVSYGACGLPYVLSGEIPQLEKLVARTPEAFWKQGVRVHTHHEVLEVDYGRRVLTVRDHAEGRTFQDRFDHLVIATGARPALPPLPGGEQEGVYTLRNMEDGQRLLRALEGARRAAILGAGYIGLEVAEAFRRRGLEVTLLELKDRPLPHWDPEVGGLLRQELERHGVEVWTGVRVEALRGLGRVEAVETSEGVVPADLVLLATGIRPNVELAQTMGVALGPTGAIATDERMRTNLEGVYAAGDVAESFHQVLKRPFWLPLGDVANKHGRTAGSVIAGKDARFQGVVGTAIFKAFDLAVATTGLSLEAARKEGLAAQKVFIQARDGAHYYPGSRPLWVELVYEEGTGRLLGGAVVAYGQGALRIDTLAALLHRGSTLEDLLGLDLAYAPPFSPVWDPLLIAAQQAH
- the aceA gene encoding isocitrate lyase — translated: MDPLSRLTPEMREEAEALRREWETNPRWKGVRRDYRPEDVVRLRPSVRVEHTLAKRGAEKLWRLLHEKPYVHTFGAYTGAMAVEMVRAGLEAIYLSGWQVAADANLAYETYPDQSLYPVNSVPQVVRRLNKALMRADQVERAEGRVSRDWYVPIVADAEAGFGGALNVFELTKQMIEAGAAGIHYEDQLASEKKCGHLGGKVLVPTAQHIRTLQAARLAADVMGVPTVIIARTDAEAATLITSDIDERDRPFIVPGERTPEGFYRFKSGLEAGIARALAYAPYADVLWMETSKPDLEEARRFAEAVKREYPDKLLAYNLSPSFNWRKFLDEETIAKFNRELGAMGYKFQFITLAGWHTVNYYTFALARGYKERGMPAFVELQEKEFAAQKEGFTAVKHQREVGAGYFDEVVLALTQGQASTLALKGSTEEAQFAETTR